CGCCCAGCCAGCCCAGCGGCGGCTGGTGCGTCAGCGCGTTGCTGACCATGTGCGCGAGAAAAATCCGCTGCCCCGGGGTACGCTGCAACACCTCCGTGCGCAGCGTGTCGAGCAGCTGTCGCTCGCCGTACACGAAGCGCTGGTCGAAAAACACACAGGTCAGCATCAGCGCCTTGGGGTCCGGGCGGTCGATCCAGGTCTCGAAATACGCGCGCCAGCGCCGCAGCGGCTGGCGCCACGTGTCGGTCATCGCCATCATCTCGCCCGGGCAGTAGACGTAGCCACAGGCGTTGAGTCCGTCGCAGACGAAGCGCGCCAGCGCCTCGTAGTACGCCCCGTGCTGCGCCGGGTCGTAGCCGTCGTCGAGCACCAGGCAGTTGTCCTGGTCGGACTTGGCGGTCTGCTCGTTGCGCCCCTGTGAACCGGCCGCGACCCAGGCATACGGCACCGGGGCAGGGCCGAGCCGGGCCTGCGCCAGCTGCAGCAGGCGCGAGGTCAGCGCGTCCGTCATCGCGGACACGATACGACCCGTGACGTGCGCGCTCGTGCCCGCGGCGGCGAGCTGCCGTTGCAGCTGGCCGATCCGGCTGGCGGTGGCCACCAGTCCGTCGAGATCGTCCTGCCGGTAGATGGCGCCGGCGAGATGGACCGCGGAGTTGCTTTGCTGCTGTTGCAGGTCGGTGCTGGAGACCACCCCGACCACCGCCCCGCCATCGGTGACGGGCAGGTGGTGGATGTTGTGGCGCGCCATCAGCAGCAGCGCGTCGAAGGCCGGGTCGTTCCCCTGCACCGTGTACACGCGCGTGGTGGCGATGTCCGCAACCGGCCGGGCCGGATCGAGCCCGGCGGCGAGCACCCGGTTGCGCAGGTCGCGGTCGGTGATCAGGCCCAGCAGCGCGCCATCCCGCACCACCAGGGCGGAGGAGGCCCCGTGCTCGCGCATCGTCTGTGCCGCCGCCTGGATCGACTGCTCGGGCGCGACCGTGACGGGCGGGCGCCGCAGCAGCGCGCGCACCGGCAGCGCGGCGAGTTGCAGGGCGTCATCGGTGTCGCGTTCGGCGGGGGTGGGGGGTGTGCATGGCCGGGGCGGGAAGTGGCATACGATAGGGATGCTACACCGCCGCCGTTGCCGCGCCGCCCGGTCGGATGTCGGCCCTTGCGCTGCGTCAAATACCGTCACCGTTGCCACCATGCCCGCCCCGCCGCCGTCCGTGTTCCGCCGCCAGCTCGACCGGCTCTACGGCCGTTTCACGCTGGTGTTCGTCGGCTTCGTGGTGCTGCTCGGGGTGCTGGAGTGGCTCGGGTGGTCCAAGGCGTCGATAGGGTTGACGTTTTTGCTGGCCACGCTGGCGGTGTACGCGACGATCGGCATCCTGACCCGAACGACCGATCCGGTGGAGTTTTACGTCGCCGGGCGGCGGGTGCCGGCGTTCTACAACGGCGTGGCGCTGGCGGCGGACTGGCTGTCGGCGGCGTCTTTCCTGGGGCTGGCTGGCACGCTGTACTTGCACGGCTTCGGCGGCCTGGCGTTCGTGCTCGGCTGGTCCGGGGGGTTCGTGCTGGTGGCGCTGCTGCTGGCGCCGTACCTGCGGCGCTTCGGGCAGTTCACCATTCCGGACTTTCTGGCCGAACGCTACGGCGGCGCCGCGCCGCGGCTGCTCGGGGTGGTTGCGCTGCTGTTGTGCTCGTTCATCTACGTCGTGGCGCAGATCTACGGCGTCGGGCTCATCACGTCGCGCCTGACGGGGCTGGCGTTCGAGGTGGGGGTCTTTCTCGGTCTGGGCGGCATCCTCGTGTGCTCGTTTCTCGGGGGGATGCGCGCCGTGACCTGGACGCAGGTGGCGCAGTACATCGTGTTGTTCCTCGCGTACGTGACGCCGGTCGTCTGGCTGTCGGTCAAGCAGACCGGCTGGCCGGTGCCGCAGCTGGGCTACGGTGCGCAGCTCGAGCGGGTGGCCGAGCGCGAGCGCGCGCTGGTCGAGGACCCGAGCGAGGTGCATGTCCAGCGCATCTGGGCGCACCGGGCGCAGGTGCTGGAGGAGCGGCTGCGCGATCCGGCCGGCGCGTTGCAGCGCGAGCGCGAGCGGGCCGAGGCGTTCATCGAGTCGCTGCGCCGCTCGGGGGCGGATCCGGCCGATTTGGCCGAGGCCGAGCGGACGCTGTCGCGCCTGCCGCGGGACGAAGCGGCGGCCATCCGCCTGTGGACGCGCCAGCTCGAGGAAGCGCGGGCGAAGATGGCGCCCCTGGGTGGGATGGCACCGCAGCTCGAGCCCTTTGCCCGCGTCCCGGGGGAATCGGCCACCGCCGACGACGGGGCGCAGCGGCAGCGGCGCAATTTTCTGGCGCTGGTGTTTTGCCTGATGGTCGGCACGGCGTCGCTGCCGCACCTGCTGGTGCGGTTTTACACGGTGCCGGACGTGCGCCAGGCGCGGCTGTCGGTGGCGTGGGGCGCGGGCTTTATCGTCTTGGTCTACCTGACCGCGCCGGCGCTGGCGGTGCTCGTCAAACACGAGGTCTTTTCCGGGCTGATCGGCACACCGATCGCGCAGCTGCCGTCGTGGGTCGCGGCGTGGAGCCGTGTGGATCCGGCGCTGCTGACCGTGCAGGACGTCAACCGCGACGGCATCCTGCAGCTGGGCGAAATCTCGATCGGGCCGGACATCATCGTGCTCGCCGCCGCCGAGATCGCCGGGTTGCCCTACGTGGTGGCGGGTCTGGTGGCGGCCGGCGGGCTGGCGGCGGCGCTGTCGACGGCGGACGGGTTGCTGCTGGCCATCACCAGCGCGCTCAGTCACGATCTGTACTACAAGACGCTGGACCCGGCCGCGGACACGGCCCGGCGCGTGACCCTGTCCAAGGTGGTGTTGCTGATGGTCGCGCTGCTCGCGGCCTATGTGGCGGCCCAGAAGCCAGCCGACATCCTGTTCCTCGTGGCGGCGGCGTTTTCGCTGGCGGCTTCCGCCTTCTTCCCGGCGCTCGTGCTCGGGATCTTCTGGTCCCGTGCCAACCGAGCGGGAGCCGTGGCCGGCATGGCGGCGGGATTGTCGGTCGCGGTGTACTACATGGCGACGACCCAGCCGTGGCTGCGCACGCTGCTGGGGCTGACGGGCGAGCCGCGGCTGTGGTGGGACATTCAGCCGATCGCCGCCGGGGTGTTCGGTGTGCCGGTGGGCGTTGCGGTGCTGGTGGTCGTGAGCCTGCTTACCCCCGCGCCGCCGGCGCGGCGGCGCCAGTGGGTGCGCCGCTTGCGCGTGCCGGACGGCGGCCGCGTATAATCGCGAGTTTCCTTGCCACACCCCATCGACGCGGGGGTGGCAGTCGTTCCACAAGGAGAGTTCATGCGTCATTACGAAATCGTCATGCTGATCCACCCGGATCAGAGCGAGCAGGTGCCCGCCATGCTGGAGCGCTACAAGGGCATGATCACGGCCGGCGGTGGCGTCATCCACCGCGTCGAGGACTGGGGTCGTCGCCAGCTGGCGTACCAGATCAACAAGCTGTCCAAGGCCCACTACCTGTGCCTCAACATCGAGGCCGGCAAAGAGGTCATGAGCGAGCTGGAGCACGCGTTCCGCTTCAACGATGCCGTGCTGCGTCACCTCGTGGTGCAGAAGAAGAAGGCGGAGACGGGGCCGTCGGCCATGATGAAGGCCGTCGAGCGTGAAGAGGCCCGCAAGGCGCAACAGGAAGCCGCTGCTTGACCGCAGCAGGGGACACGACGACACCGACCCAGCACGTGGCCATCGTCGCACAGCTCGCCGAGCGTGCGGCGCTGCGCTACACCCCCGCCGGCATCAGCGCCCTGGACGTCGTGCTTGCGCACGAGTCCGAGCAGATCGAGGCGGGGCATCCCCGGCGTGTGCGGCTGCAATTGAAGGCCGTCGCGCTGGGCGAGGTCGCCGAGCGGCTCGCCGCGCAGGCACTGGGGACGACGCTGGACTGTGCGGGCTTTCTGGCCCCCGGTCGCCGTGGCACCGGTGTCGTGTTTCACATCCAGGAATTCAAGCCGATTTAGGAAACCATCATGGCTGCACCGCAACGCAATCAGGGCAACCGCCCCAACAAGCGCGCCAGCAACAACCTGCTGTTCAAGCGCAAGAAGTTCTGCCGCTTCACCGTCACCGGCGTCGAGGAAGTCGATTACAAGGACATCGACACCCTGAAGGACTTCATCGCCGAGAACGGCAAGATCATCCCGGCGCGTCTGACCGGCACCCGTGCGATCTTCCAGCGCCAAGTGGCCACCGCCATCAAGCGGGCGCGCTTCCTGGCGCTGCTGCCGTACACCGACCAGCACCGCGTCTGAAGGAGCCCGACACCATGCAAGTCATCCTGCTCGACAAAGTCGTCAACCTGGGCAACCTCGGCGACATCGTCAAGGTCAAAGACGGCTACGCCCGCAACTACCTGATCCCGACCGGCCGCGCCCGTCGCGCGACGCAAGCCGCGATCGACGAGTTCAACGCGCGCCGCGCCGAGCTCGAGAAAGCGGCGGCGGCCAAGCTGGCCGAAGCGCAGGCCTTGGCCGAAAAGCTCGCTGGCTACACCGTCAAGGTGTCGCAGAAGGCGGGTGTGGACGGACGCCTGTTCGGCTCGGTCACGAACCACGACATCGCGGCGGAGCTGAGCAAGGCCGGCTTCCCGGTCGCCAAGGCGCAGGTGCGCATGCCCAACGGCGTGCTGAAGATGGTCGGGGACTACACCGTCTCGGTGGCGCTGCACACCGACGTCGTGGTCGACATCAACGTCCAGGTGCTGGGCGAGACCGTCTGATGGCGGCCCTCACGCGGGTGTCGCCCGCGTGAGCCGGCCGACACACAAAAGCCGCCCGCGGGCGGCTTTTGTCCTTGTATTGATCAACGGCTCACCAGAGCTTCCACCACGGCCCGCTGTCGCGGCGAAAGCCGTGCATGAGGAACGCGCTGTTGGGGAAGTTGGCCTCCAGCACGCGCCGCGCGTCCTTGGCCTGCTCGGGCATCTCCAGCGCCTCGTAGGATTTCATCAGGATGTAGAGCGCCTCCTCGGCGGCCGGGACATTCTGGTAGTCCTTCAGCGCGGTCTGGGCGCGGTTGATCGCGGCGACGTAGGCGCCGCGGCGGTAGTAGTAGCGCGCGACGTGCACCTCGTACTGCGCGAGCGAGTTGACGATGTAGGTCATGCGCTGGCGCGCGTCCGGCGCGTAGCGCGAGTCGGGGAAGCGCTCGACCAGTTCCTTAAAGGCTTCGAACGAGTCCTTGGCGGCTTTCTGGTCGCGCTCCGAGAGGTCCTGCTGCGAGATGAAGCCGAACAGCCCGAGGTTGTCGTTGAAATTGACCAGGCCCTTGAGGTAGAGCGCGTAGTCGAGTGCGGGGCTGGCCGGGTGCAGCTTGATGAAGCGGTCCAGCGTCGCGATGGCTTGCGCGGGCTCGCCGTTCTTGTAGTGGGCAAACGCCTTTTCGAGCTGGGCCTGCTGCGCCAGCGGGGTGCCGGCGGCGCGGCCTTCGAGCTTCTCGAAGAGTTGGATCGCGCGGTCGAAGTTGCCGGCGTTGCGCTCGTCCATCGCCTCGGCGTAGAGCTTGTTGGGGCTCCACCCGGCGGTGACGTCCTTTTCCGGCTGGCTGGCGCAACCGACCAGCAGCGCCGCGCAGAGCGCGACGGTGGACGCCAGCGGGGCGCGCAGGTGGTCGGCAGATAATCGTGGCATTTTCATCGGGGGCGCCCCTCACGGCGCGCTGCCGCAGCAGCAAACATGGTGACAAAAATTATAGAGGTCGGCGCTACTAGCGAGGCGTGGCCCGACGAAGCGGACGAGGCCGGCGGTGCCGGTGCCGAATGGCGCACGTTCACCGTCGAGGCCGACGGGCACGGCGAGCGGCTCGACCGCTGGCTGGCGCGCCGCGTGCCGGAAGTCTCGCGCAGCCACATCCAGCACCTGATCGACACCGGGGCGGTGCAGCTCGGGGGCGCGCCCTGCGCCAAGCCCGCGCGACGGCTGCGCGTGGGCGAGGCGGTGGCCATCGAGCTGCGGCCGACCGCGCAGGCGCAGGCCTTCGTGCCGCAAGCGATGGCGCTGCCGATCGTGTTCGAGGACGCGCACCTGCTGGTGATCGACAAGCCGGCGGGTCTGGTCGTGCATCCGGCGGCAGGCCACTGGAGCGGGACGCTGCTCAACGGGCTGCTGGCGCACCACGCGGGGGCGGTCGCGCTGCCGCGGGCGGGCATCGTGCACCGGCTGGACAAGGACACCAGCGGCCTGATGGTCGTGGCCAAGACGGCGCGCGCGTTCGAGGCGCTGGTCGCGATGATCGCGGCGCGTACGGTGCGGCGCATCTATGTGGCGCTGGCGCAGGGGCCGTGGCGGGCGGCCGACGAGCTGTCGATCGACCAGCCGATCGGGCGCGATCCGCGCCAGCGGCTGCGCATGGCGGTGCACCCCACGGGCAGCACGGCGGCCAAGCCGGCGCGCACCGACGTGCGCCGCCTCGACGGCGGGCAGGGGTCGCAGGCCGCGTGGGTGTTGCTCGGCTGCCGGCTGCACACCGGGCGCACGCATCAGATCCGCGTGCACCTGGCGTCGCTCGGCGCGCCGTTGGTGGGCGATGCGCTCTATGGCGGGTGCGCGGCGCTCGGGCTGTCGCGCCAGGCGCTGCACGCGGCGCGGCTCGGCCTGCGGCATCCGGTCGACGGGCGCTGGCTCGCGTTCGAAAGCGCCCTGCCGCCGGACATCGCCGATGCCGTGCGCACGGCCGGGCTGCACTACAATCCCGCCCTCCTGTGGGACGCCCGCGCGGACGATGCCGACGGGCCAGACGCCAGCGCATGAACACGTCCGACGCGCGCCGCATCCTGGAAGCCGCCCTGCTGTGCGCGGGGCAGCCGTTGTCGCTGTCGGCCCTGTCGGCGCTGTTCGAGGGGGCGATCGGCGCCGACACCCTGCGCCGCCTGCTGCGCGAGCTGCAACTGGCGTGGGCCGACCGGGGGCTGGAGCTGGTGTGCGTCGCCGATGGGTGGCGCTTTCAGAGCCGGCCGCAGATGCAGCCGTTTCTGGAGCGCCTGCACCCGGAAAAACCCCCGCGCTACAGCCGCGCCGTGCTCGAGACACTGGCGATCATCGCCTACCGGCAGCCGGTGACGCGCGGCGACATGGAGGCGATCCGCGGTGTGACGATCGGCAGCCAGATCCTCAAGCAGCTGGAAGACCGCGGGTGGATCGAGGTGATCGGCCACCGCGAGACGGTGGGCCGGCCGGCGCTTTATGCGACGACGAAGCAGTTCCTGGACGACCTGGGGCTGGCGTCG
This region of Tepidimonas taiwanensis genomic DNA includes:
- a CDS encoding putative nucleotidyltransferase substrate binding domain-containing protein translates to MRALLRRPPVTVAPEQSIQAAAQTMREHGASSALVVRDGALLGLITDRDLRNRVLAAGLDPARPVADIATTRVYTVQGNDPAFDALLLMARHNIHHLPVTDGGAVVGVVSSTDLQQQQSNSAVHLAGAIYRQDDLDGLVATASRIGQLQRQLAAAGTSAHVTGRIVSAMTDALTSRLLQLAQARLGPAPVPYAWVAAGSQGRNEQTAKSDQDNCLVLDDGYDPAQHGAYYEALARFVCDGLNACGYVYCPGEMMAMTDTWRQPLRRWRAYFETWIDRPDPKALMLTCVFFDQRFVYGERQLLDTLRTEVLQRTPGQRIFLAHMVSNALTHQPPLGWLGGIHTIRRGEHEGTIDLKHSGIVPIIDLARIYALAGGIAAVSTRERLQAAASSGEISAERTRDLIDALDFLGALRIQHQARRLAQGQTADNFLRLDELSELERRHLKDAFGVVKDLQGVLEKRYLAGRF
- a CDS encoding outer membrane protein assembly factor BamD, with amino-acid sequence MPRLSADHLRAPLASTVALCAALLVGCASQPEKDVTAGWSPNKLYAEAMDERNAGNFDRAIQLFEKLEGRAAGTPLAQQAQLEKAFAHYKNGEPAQAIATLDRFIKLHPASPALDYALYLKGLVNFNDNLGLFGFISQQDLSERDQKAAKDSFEAFKELVERFPDSRYAPDARQRMTYIVNSLAQYEVHVARYYYRRGAYVAAINRAQTALKDYQNVPAAEEALYILMKSYEALEMPEQAKDARRVLEANFPNSAFLMHGFRRDSGPWWKLW
- the rplI gene encoding 50S ribosomal protein L9 → MQVILLDKVVNLGNLGDIVKVKDGYARNYLIPTGRARRATQAAIDEFNARRAELEKAAAAKLAEAQALAEKLAGYTVKVSQKAGVDGRLFGSVTNHDIAAELSKAGFPVAKAQVRMPNGVLKMVGDYTVSVALHTDVVVDINVQVLGETV
- a CDS encoding VC_2705 family sodium/solute symporter; translation: MPAPPPSVFRRQLDRLYGRFTLVFVGFVVLLGVLEWLGWSKASIGLTFLLATLAVYATIGILTRTTDPVEFYVAGRRVPAFYNGVALAADWLSAASFLGLAGTLYLHGFGGLAFVLGWSGGFVLVALLLAPYLRRFGQFTIPDFLAERYGGAAPRLLGVVALLLCSFIYVVAQIYGVGLITSRLTGLAFEVGVFLGLGGILVCSFLGGMRAVTWTQVAQYIVLFLAYVTPVVWLSVKQTGWPVPQLGYGAQLERVAERERALVEDPSEVHVQRIWAHRAQVLEERLRDPAGALQRERERAEAFIESLRRSGADPADLAEAERTLSRLPRDEAAAIRLWTRQLEEARAKMAPLGGMAPQLEPFARVPGESATADDGAQRQRRNFLALVFCLMVGTASLPHLLVRFYTVPDVRQARLSVAWGAGFIVLVYLTAPALAVLVKHEVFSGLIGTPIAQLPSWVAAWSRVDPALLTVQDVNRDGILQLGEISIGPDIIVLAAAEIAGLPYVVAGLVAAGGLAAALSTADGLLLAITSALSHDLYYKTLDPAADTARRVTLSKVVLLMVALLAAYVAAQKPADILFLVAAAFSLAASAFFPALVLGIFWSRANRAGAVAGMAAGLSVAVYYMATTQPWLRTLLGLTGEPRLWWDIQPIAAGVFGVPVGVAVLVVVSLLTPAPPARRRQWVRRLRVPDGGRV
- a CDS encoding RluA family pseudouridine synthase — encoded protein: MVTKIIEVGATSEAWPDEADEAGGAGAEWRTFTVEADGHGERLDRWLARRVPEVSRSHIQHLIDTGAVQLGGAPCAKPARRLRVGEAVAIELRPTAQAQAFVPQAMALPIVFEDAHLLVIDKPAGLVVHPAAGHWSGTLLNGLLAHHAGAVALPRAGIVHRLDKDTSGLMVVAKTARAFEALVAMIAARTVRRIYVALAQGPWRAADELSIDQPIGRDPRQRLRMAVHPTGSTAAKPARTDVRRLDGGQGSQAAWVLLGCRLHTGRTHQIRVHLASLGAPLVGDALYGGCAALGLSRQALHAARLGLRHPVDGRWLAFESALPPDIADAVRTAGLHYNPALLWDARADDADGPDASA
- the rpsF gene encoding 30S ribosomal protein S6; translated protein: MRHYEIVMLIHPDQSEQVPAMLERYKGMITAGGGVIHRVEDWGRRQLAYQINKLSKAHYLCLNIEAGKEVMSELEHAFRFNDAVLRHLVVQKKKAETGPSAMMKAVEREEARKAQQEAAA
- the priB gene encoding primosomal replication protein N, with translation MTAAGDTTTPTQHVAIVAQLAERAALRYTPAGISALDVVLAHESEQIEAGHPRRVRLQLKAVALGEVAERLAAQALGTTLDCAGFLAPGRRGTGVVFHIQEFKPI
- the rpsR gene encoding 30S ribosomal protein S18, whose translation is MAAPQRNQGNRPNKRASNNLLFKRKKFCRFTVTGVEEVDYKDIDTLKDFIAENGKIIPARLTGTRAIFQRQVATAIKRARFLALLPYTDQHRV
- the scpB gene encoding SMC-Scp complex subunit ScpB, translating into MNTSDARRILEAALLCAGQPLSLSALSALFEGAIGADTLRRLLRELQLAWADRGLELVCVADGWRFQSRPQMQPFLERLHPEKPPRYSRAVLETLAIIAYRQPVTRGDMEAIRGVTIGSQILKQLEDRGWIEVIGHRETVGRPALYATTKQFLDDLGLASLDQLPAWVEVASAADDGQTLTLLDDAPTAADGAIPAAEPNEGQT